In Oryza sativa Japonica Group chromosome 3, ASM3414082v1, one DNA window encodes the following:
- the LOC4334011 gene encoding endoplasmic reticulum oxidoreductin-1 codes for MPPQEPAPAANGAAPAPAPAAAAAAAGGKRRKRGRWAAAAGVGALLVALLAVAVSSRSFPAASSSSRGGDCGCPGTRKYTGMVEDCCCDYETVDAINEEVLHPILQELVTLPFFRYFKVKLWCDCPFWPDDGMCRLRDCSVCECPENEFPEPFKKPYSGLSPDSMICQEGKPQATVDRTLDAKVFKGWIETDNPWTYDDETDNAEMTYVNLQLNPERYTGYTGDSARRIWDSVYKENCPKYPSEEMCQEKKALYKLISGLHSSISVHIAYDYLLDESANLWGHNLPLLYDRVLKYPERVQNLYFTYLFVLRAVTKAADYLEQAEYNTGNPEEDLKTQSLVKQLLYNPKLRSACPLPFDEAKLWQGENGPELKQEIQKQFRNISAIMDCVGCEKCRLWGKLQVLGLGTALKILFSVDGENHLNQSLQLQRNEVIALVNLLNRLSESVNFVHEKGPSIEDVIKQQSSSTVKPVFPI; via the exons ATGCCTCCTCAGGAGCCCGCTCCCGCGGCGAACGGCGCCGCCcctgcccccgcccccgccgccgcggcggctgcggcgggaggCAAGCGCCGGAAGCGGGGTcggtgggcggcggccgcgggggtGGGGGCGCTGCTCGTGgcgctcctcgccgtcgccgtcagctCGCGCAGCTTCCCGgcggcctcctcgtcctcgcgTGGCGGAGACTGCGGCTGCCCC GGGACGAGGAAGTACACGGGGATGGTGGAGGATTGCTGCTGCGACTACGAGACGGTGGACGCCATCAACGAGGAGGTGCTGCACCCGATCCTGCAGGAGCTCGTCACTTTGCCCTTCTTCAGGTACTTCAAG GTTAAATTGTGGTGTGACTGCCCTTTCTGGCCTGATGATGGAATGTGTCGGCTTAGGGATTGTAGTGTCTGTGAGTGCCCAGAGAATGAGTTTCCTGAGCCATTCAAGAAGCCTTACAGTGGCCTTTCTCCAGATAGTATGATCTGTCAGGAAGGAAAACCACAGGCTACTGTTGATAGAACCCTTGATGCCAAGGTTTTCAAAGGATGGATTGAAACCGACAATCCATGGACATATGACGATGAGACTGATAATG CTGAGATGACTTATGTGAATCTTCAACTCAACCCTGAACGTTACACTGGCTATACTGGTGATTCTGCTCGCAGAATATGGGACTCTGTCTACAAAGAAAACTGTCCAAAAT ATCCGTCTGAAGAAATGTGTCAGGAGAAGAAGGCACTGTACAAGCTAATTTCAGGGTTGCACTCCTCAATTTCAGTACACATTGCTTATGATTATCTTCTAGATGAATCTGCCAACTTG TGGGGACATAATCTTCCTTTGCTGTATGACCGTGTTCTGAAGTACCCCGAGCGTGTACAAAATTTGTACTTCACTTACCTGTTTGTTCTTCGGGCTGTGACAAAG GCAGCAGATTACCTTGAGCAGGCTGAGTACAACACCGGCAATCCTGAAGAGGACTTGAAAACACAGTCTTTAGTGAAGCAATTGCTTTACAACCCCAAATTAAGATCAGCGTGCCCGTTACCATTTGATGAAGCAAAACTCTGGCAAGGTGAAAATGGCCCTGAGCTAAAGCAGGAGATTCAGAAGCAATTTAGAAATATCAG TGCAATTATGGATTGTGTTGGATGTGAGAAGTGTCGATTATGGGGAAAGCTCCAAGTTCTTGGTCTCGGTACTGCATTGAAGATTCTTTTCTCTGTTGATGGAGAGAACCATTTGAATCAATCA CTCCAGCTGCAGCGAAATGAGGTCATTGCACTAGTAAACCTTCTGAATAGGCTGTCAGAATCTGTCAACTTTGTACATGAAAAAGGACCATCAATTGAGGATGTCATTAAACAACAGAGCTCTTCTACTGTGAAACCGGTGTTTCCTATCTGA